The genomic DNA GGCCCTCCGGCCCCAACCCTGCCGGGAATGAATTTCATGAAATAACAAATACCCTTTTAGAAAAAGAGGCTACAGTTGCCTGGCGGGGTTCTTCTGACGGGAATCTCTATGTAAAAACAATCTTTGTGAATACAGACGGGGATGTAGACAGCACAACGCCTAAAGTTCTCGTTCATGACAGAGCCGGTGGATCCGGTGGGGAGGCGTGGAATTACGATCAACCGGGTTCTTATAGGTTGGCCCATGACGGAGTCGGTGGCGCTATTTTGACTTGGGAGCAGGATAGAAACATCGACACAGCTGCGGATATTTATATTCAGCAGATTGGTAATGACGGTATGCTGGGAGCGAATAATTTCACTCTCGTTCCCAATCTCCACGGGAATTTCCGTTTCATCTGGAACAGCCATGGTGAAATGACCCATTGGGACTTAAATGAAGGTACTCCACTTGGCCCTAATGGCGAGTGGCCGGCGGAATCTGGGGCCCATTATCTTTCTTTTGGTGGTCTGTTGGTTATGGGATATGACGGTGAAGACCTGTTGCTGGGTGGCATAGGTAGAGATGAAGAGAGTTGGATTCCAAACTCCTGGGGCATTAGTTCTCATATTGAAGAAGGCTTTGAATTTGTGTCCAGATACATGATTGATCAAACCACTGGTCTGAGAGCAAAAGAGCTCATTGTTACCATGGACGGCGAAGATATGGTCTTGATTGGAACGAGCCTCAGTCACGATGGTCCTGATCCTTTAACGTTCGTCAGAGCCGGTTATGCTTTCGATTGGGACGTTTCTTATTCTGGGGATGGTGATCTTCTATATGCTGATGACGATCTTTCAGGTTCGTTGAGCTTTAATCTGATAGATCCCATCTATGCCAGCACTATTCCTGTGAAGGTAAGCTACATGTATGATGCTGACGGTTCTTCACCCGGTTATGTAGGTGCAGCCACCATTTTCGAAACGGAAACAGGTGCTGGTATGCACCTCTCATTTGACATGGATGAAGATTTAGAGGATGAGGAGTTCGTCGAACGGTTGCAGTCAGGTACCGATTCTCCCGATGAGACAGATCCAGCCGATTACGCTGTAATACAGATGTCTGGAGCTGTCGATCTGGGTCCCGGGGATAAAATGAAGTTTATTACTGTTGTGATGGCAGCGGACTCTCCTGACGGTTTTCAGTCCATGTTGCAAAGTGCGCTGACCTACGCGGTGCTTGCTGATATGGGGGAGTTCAGTGCTGCTGTAGATGAGCCGGTTGTATTGCCGGAAGAGTACGCCCTGCACCAGAATCATCCCAATCCGTTCAATCCGGTAACGACGATCCGCTACGATTTGCCGCAGGCGGGTGACGTCAAACTGACCATTTATGACATGCTGGGACGGGAGATGAAGGTACTGGTGAGTCAGGGTATGTCGCCGGGCAGCTATACCGCTGTGTGGGACGGTACTGACAGGTACGGCCAGCCGGCGGCAGCGGGAGTGTACATTTACCAGCTCAAGGCGGGTGATTTCAGCAACACAAAGAAGCTCGTCCTCTTGAAGTAATCACTCGCTGAAGCTCCCGATGGAGATGGCACGGTGGATGATGGGGAAATTTCACTGTTAATCTTTCTTTACGAAAATGATTGCAACCAAGAAGAACCGTTAGTATTTTATTCAAAGTTAGCTCAATAGAGGCTATGGTTTGACGGATCTATTTGAAGAGTTAAACAAAATAAAGGAGGGTAGCCCATGAACAATGGTTTTGGTCAATTAATCGCATTTATTTTACTTTTAGTTCTTTCCATTGGCGGCCGTATCCACTTAATAGATCAAAAAGCCCAGAAAGAGCAAAGATATCGAGCCACTCAAGAGGCGTTGAAAGCTGAGGAAGCAGAGTTGCAGGCCATAGAAGATGCTATCATCAAAAATGAAATCGAGCATGATGGCGATCCTGAGACAGCAAGTATGACCATCTCCCTGAATGGTGACGGCTTTGATAGTGATGGCGATAAGCTCACTTATAAATGGGAACAGATTGGCGGTAGCGAGGTTACAATTGACAATCCAGAATCTCCTTCTAACAGTTTTGAATCTGGTCCAGGTGAATATACATTCCAACTAACTGTAACAGATCCTTACGGTGCAACATCAAGCAATCAACAAACTTACAGGATCAGCGTGGAGCCTAACTCAGGTCCTGAGGCCATTATTAGCGAATAATTCTCATTCAGTAACACAAAGAAGCTCGTCCTCTTGAAGTAGTCATGAAGTAGTTACCTGCTGAGCCGGTACTATGACCGCGGCAAAGAAAAAACGGAAGAAGCGCCCCGCAAAGGGGCGCTTTCGTAAATCGTTGCGCCAGTCCACCCATCCGATTCCCGGAGAGAAGGTGGAGGAATCTGAGAAGAAGTATGACCGCGGCAAGACTAAGAAAGAATCTCAGAAGGATATAGATGCTGAGCTGGACAAGGAGGAGTGAGAGGCTGTTTCCAACCTGTCAGGACTGGTGCGACTTGACAGGTTTCACTCTGTCAGAATTTCAGTGAAAGGGTGAATCGCTGTACGCCTGAAAAGAACGGTATATTGGAATAAGAATAGTCCACAGTAACCACCGTATTGCTGAACGGAAGTTTCTGCTCCAGCCCAAAGCCAAACGTCATCAACTGTTCATAATCGCCCATCAGTGACGACGATGTTAAGATGTTCGAAATTCCCTCTGCTTCATCATATTCGAAGTTCCCCGAAAAGCGGTTTACGAGTCCTGCTCTCAGGGCTAGCACTTTGAAGACGACTGCCTCCGCTCCCACGTTCAGATACGGATTGAAGTCCCGCGGATCGAAGTAGTCCGCGTTGACGGTGACGGTTGCTATGCCGGGATTCATAATGCCACTAGGGCCCACGGGCTGAAGAGACATACCGATGCGGATGGAAGTGGGCAGGGGCCACGACTTGGGTTCCAGCAGTGAGTTTATATTGGGGTTGGAGCCGATGTCGGGATAGGGATCAGTTTTCTTATAGATAAGGTCCGTGCCGCCCATGGTCATTTCTGTGCCAAAGTTGGAGATTGCCATCCCTATTTTAAGTCCAAGGAAGTCAGTAGTGTAACGCGTCCCCACATCGATGGCCATGGCCCGAGCTCTTGAAAAGGAGATGACTTCTTGAATCAGTTTCATGTGTAGGCCTACACCGAATCTATCGGAAATCTTGCGTGCATATGCCACGCCGAACTGGAAATCACCCGCGGGGAATTTTCTGCCTGTCCCTTCTGGTTGCTGTTCGGTTGTCTCCTCCAGATCTTCCATACTCAGGGAAACAATGCTTAGTCCGAGGGAGCCGAACTTGGGACTTACAGGCCAGGCAATGCCAAGGAAAACATGATTGATATCTGTGATCCAATTCGTCTGCGAGAACATTACTTGGGGCGAAGCCATGACCGCCAGCCCGGCAGGATTCCAGTAGAGAGAACTTGCGTCGTCCGCCTGCGCCGTAAAGGCGCCTCCCATGGCTTCCGCCCTCCCGCCAACACCGATCTTCAGAAAGTGCGCCACCGAGGTGGCCACATTATCATTGGTTGCCGTCAATATGGTGGAGCAGATCAGCAAGGTGATTATTTTCCTGACTAATTTCATTCTATCTGATAATGGCGAACTTACCTGTTTCGCTGAATGTCTCTCCGCCGCCGTCAGTCTCAACGTGGAAAATATAGACGCCAAATGCCACCTCCTGATTGTTGTATGACCTCAGGTCCCACGCCTCCACTGCGGGACCGCGCCAGCCGAGACTCCCCTCCCGGTGCTCAATGACGCGCACCAGTTCACCGGCAACCGTGAAAATTCTGATAGTGCACTGCTGCGGCAGATAATGGAACTGCACTTCCTTTCTCTCAATATTTGTCTCAAAAACCGATGTCACCACGTAAGGATTGGGAACCACCTTCACCTGTTTCAGCTGATCCTTGTCGGACACTTCAGCCTGGCTGGCCGAGGTACGAATGAGATAACTGTCCTCCGACGTGAGCGGTTTACTGGTTGCAATGTATCTCGCATCACCAATGATAGGAGCGATGGCAGTATCGCAGATGGCGGCAACCTCGGCGGTGAATTTCAGGCCGATGAGGGTGTCGAAAGTAAAGGTGGATAAGTCATACTGGAAAACGTCAAGAATCTCGCCCGTGATGGTGGTATCCATTTGAGGCGTTGCACAGAGGGTGACGCTGTCGAGGAGCATCTGTGTCATATTAGCGATACCAATGTTGAGAGCCGATAGGGCGGTGGCTGAATCGAAATAACAGTCCATGAAAGATTCTCCCTCGTTCCACGTGCCGCTCGTGTCGAGGTCGGTGAACGGTTCCCCTTCGTCGTATATGCCGTTCCCCGCAAGGGTTGTATCGCACAGCACTGTCACATTCGTGTCCGCTGAAATTGTTGCGGGCTCAGGGGCTTGGAAAACAAAACTCCACGTGATGGCGCCCTGCTCCGCATTGTTAGGTACCTCTATGATTCTGACATCTGTCCCGCTGGTGATGACGCCGCCTTGGGGAGTTGGGGAGACAATGAGAGGTTCTATACGCAAGTTGTCTGAAGTGTTCCACAATTCGATGGGGACTTTTATCCCCGGCGGGGAGAGGATCTCTGTACTGTCGGTGGAGTAGCGGACTTCATAGTCGTCCGGATTCCCCGGGTCGATGAGGGATGTTGCCGTGATGAACCAGTTAGTGTTGGAAATATCGCCTTCGTTATCGGGGTTGTACCAATAGCTGGTGAGCGGGTCGGGCTGGATGGCGACCGGGTCGGTAATAGTGAGGCGTACCCCTTCAAAGCTGGGGTTGGACGTCTCGCCTGCCAAGAGTGTACTTTCATAAATGGGATAATACTTGTAAGAGATAGTGTATATGGTCCCTTTGACCAGTGCCCCCTCTTCTGCGGCGTAGATTATTCCGCTCTCATTCTCAACGGTAAAATCGGTGTTTTTATTGAATGTCACCTTTTCATCCCAGGCGCCGCTGGAGTTTACGTCCGTAAACGGTTCGCCGAAATCGTACGCGTTTGAGTTGTTCAAATCCTCATACCCCTCAGGCCCGGAGACAGATAGCTTGCCCTTTACCAGATTGCGCCGTGAAAGTTTAGTACCCGTCGGCACGATTAGTGTCGCTTCGGTAAGTGTGGCGTTATTAAGGACAGTGTAACTCTTGGTGTTGTTATCCTCACTGTCAAGATCGTCAGAGACGGTGAGAACGTAATCGTAACCGGAGAGTCTATCATTATCGTAGACATCAAACACAATTTGAGCGGTAGAATTTCCGCTCTGATGCTCCACATCGATTATCCCCTCCTGATGTCCTGCCGGCTTAGCCTGGGGCACCAGGATGACAGTGTTGTTGCCTGGCGCGGAGGCGTCACTACGCGATTTCTTAGGTGGATTCTCAAGAGGCGGAACGATGCCGTCAGGGTGGTCGTAAGCGGAGACAGCGTACCAATACTCTACACCGTTGAGTACTGTCTTATCAGTGAATGAATACTTCAATCCTGAGCTGTTGCCGAGATCGTAGTAGAGGGATGGACTCCCGTAGGCGAACATCCCGGACCAGTCATTCGCCTTGTCATATACTGCTTGCGGAACGTAGAAGGCGGTGTTTCCCTGTCCGTCAGTGACTGGCTTGCCCCAGGTGGCTCCCTTATCGATGGACTTGTAGACGCGGTAACCTTCGAAAGCGTTGTTGCCAGTGTTGGGATCGATGCTGAATTCGCTGGGATAGGCGTCCCAGTAGAGCGTGATTTCCTTGTCTCCGGCCACGCCGTAAACCACAGGTTCCTTGGGAGGCTGAGCTGCCTTGAACCCCACGTTGAAGAGACGCTGGGCTGTTCTGGCGTTGGTTAAAAGATCCGTTTCGTTGACACCCAAGATGTCGGCAAAAACGAAGTCGACGCTCTGTCCGGGTGCCAAGGTAAAGGGTCCCGATGTCATAACGGTGGTGACATCCGGTCCATAAGCGTACGGTTTCTGATTGATGTCATCGGCGTGGGGGGCTTCCTGGTATCCTGTGTAATCCGGATTATCGAAACCGAATCCGCCCCGGATCTGGGTGAAGTATGCTTCATTATCACTCTGTGCATCCAAGTCGTACGGGTAGGCGAAATAGTTGGTGATGCCGATCTCTTCCTGTTCGTCTTCTTCGTCAATATCGCCATCGGCATCATTGTCCAGACCGTCAAATCCTTCATCAATGAGTCCGTTGAGATCGTTATCTTCACCATCAGCTGTCTGGGTGTAGGGAGTCTTCAGTGCCTTGAGCCCGACCCAGCCGAGACCTGAAGATTTGAACCCTTCCGACTGATCGTCACCGTCCCAGATGATGCCGAGGTCCCACAGCAGATTAGATTCAGTTGTATCGGCCAGCTTCTCCGCCATGAGAGGGTCGTCCTTGTGGATGAAGAGTGAGTAGTCGTCTGTCCATTCGGCGCCGCCCTGCTCAGGTGTATCCGGATCGCCCACCAGCCCGACAAACACTTCGTACAACGTATCCTTGCCGACGTTCGTAAATTTCTCCCAGTAGATGATAAAGTCTTGGTTAAGGATATCATCGTACTGCAATGCCCACATATCGACGCGCACGTTGAGTGGACCAATGCCGTTACTCTCCAGCGTATTTCCTTCCAGCGGATCATTGTCTGTCGCTACGAAGTAAGCTTCCCGGGGAGCCACTGAAACGCCATCCAGGACGCCCGGGAATCTCAGACCGCTGCCGCCGGGCTGATCGATATCCAGTAAGCGCTCAATACCGCTCCACGATTTGTTGGTGACAGCGTCAGTATAGCTCCCCGTTGGATCTGTCTCGATAGGCCACGATGCTGGCCATGATGCCGGTTTGTCGTTGAAGGCGATGCCGATGTTGGCCTGTTCATCAACATAGTCGGCATCGTAGCCGGGAAGCGGTTCGAATTCCTCTTCGTGATCTCTCACGGCGCCGCGTACTCCCACGGCAACGGACGGCTGCCCTTTGATGAGTCCGCCAATGATAGGAGCCAGGGTCCAGTAATAAGTGCAGCACTGGAAAGTACTCATACTTCCAGCAGGAAATTCATGGCTTAGTCCCCACCGATCGTAGCCGAGGATAGCGGCATTGGAAAAGCGGAGCACGAGGTTACCAATGTCAAGGACACTTCGTTTTCTGTGCTCGTATCCAAACAGTCGGCTAAGAATGGGTGGACGCCCTTTCGACGGTGCGATCACCGTGTTGTAATATTCCAGTTTGTTCATTTTGTCCCGCTGTGGTAACAGAGTGCTGCAAAAGACAAGTAGCAGGAGAATGAGCGTCTTTTTGCCGGACATGAGATTACTCATCGTAAAGCATCGGGGCTACAGCCTGTCCTTCTTAAGGAATCCACTGAACAGATCTCCCGATTCCTTGAACAGGATTTCGATACCGATTTCAAGATGCCGCGGCGGGCCGAAATAGTGAGGTCTGTCTTCCCAGACCGGTGATGCATTAGGGTTAAGACTTTCATCCGGTTTGCCGGAATTGGAAAATACATTGTAGATGTTTCTTGTGTTGAGAGCATTCCTGACATCAAGGAAGAGGCGGGCGACCATGGACTTGAACTGGAAATCCTTGTAGGCCATGAAATCGATATATGCGTTTGACGGCATGCGGCCGCTGTTGCTTTCGCCGAGGTTGAGTCCGCGGACGTCTGTCGGCGTGTAGGGAAGACCGCTGCCGTAGTAGCCGATTAGGTTGAGACCGTATCTCTTTGGGTGTCTGTAGTCGAGGATGAAGTTGAGGGTGTGGGGTTGATCCCAGCTCATGGTTACCGTCTTCATGGAAGGATAAGTGCCGTAGACAGACGAGAGGTATTCTTCGTTCCAGTGGGAGTGTTCATTAGATGCGTTGCCGACAGCCTGTGAATATGTGTAGTTGATCGAGAACGAAAAGTTGCGGTTGAAAAGCTTCTGCAGATTGAGTTCAATGCCCCGGGAGTTGGCGTAGTCCTGATTCTCAAGGACAGCGTAATCCGTCGGGTCGACGTAGTAGTTAACGAAGGTTACATAATCGTATACGTCTTTGTAGTAAAGAGTTGTCTTAAGGAAGAAATTCTCGCTCAGATGCCACCGCAGTCCAAGCTCATAGAGAACAGTTGTCTCTGGCTTCATGTTCGGATTGCCGACGCGGGCAATGTACCAGTCATTGAGGGAGTACGGGAAGGGCCAGAGGGAATTTTGGTAGATATTGGGATCAGCCATGTTCGCCAGCCTGTACATAAGGTTGTATTCGCGCCACTTGAAGAACTGAGCGTATGAAAAGTGAAATGCTACCCGGTCAGTGATGGGAAAACCGATGCCGATGCGAGGGCTGATTTTCCACTTCTTCTCCGCCCGGGGTGCCTCTACAAAATTGCCATCGTCGTCGAGGTAGCCGTACTTGGCGACCCTCCCCGTCCAGAGACCGTCACCGTTGCCGTCTACAAAGTATTCGTGGTCATCTTCGTTGTCGAAGAAGCCGTTAGGGGTGTCGCTAAAGTTCTCGCCGTCGTCGTATTGGCCGTTGCCGTTAGCGTCGCTGAACGATTCTCCTACATCCCACCTGCCGTTGGGAGTATCGGTCCAGTCCCATACGCCGTTGCCTGTGTCGGTGAAGATTTCACCATTATCGTACTGGCCGTTGCTGTTGACGTCTTCAAAGTATTCACCCGAGTCCCATGCGCCGTTACCTTGGTCATAGAATATTTCTGGACCGGCGTTACCTGACGTAAAATTGCCGTTTTCATCTACCCATACGAGGGAACGCAGGGGATCGGGGAAACTGCTCTTGGGATCCACATAGTCCCACCGCAGGCTGAGGTTAACAATCCAGTCCCGGTATTCGATTTTGTCCTTGATGTAGAGACTTTTCTCCTCCGGTTTGTTGTGCCAGTTGACATAGCTGGCGTCGCTGGCGAGGCCCCAGATGCCACCTCCATAACCGCTGATCTGGTAGTCCGACAGGTCGTGCTTCTTGATCTCACCTCCGATCTGCAGCTGGTGAACCGGTGTAATCTGGGAGACGAAGTTGGCTTGGAGCGTTGTCGTGTTGGAGGTAGAGTTAGTATAGGAGATGTCTTCTGACTCAGTCCATCTGACGGAATCACCGTTCAGATCGTAGATGGGATAACTGCCGAAGAACTCGTAATTGGATGTCCCTTCGAAAGCTGATGTCCGGAACCAGGGGGTGGCGCCGTAGTTGTATTCCCCGTCGCCGTCCACATCGGTGAATTCTTCACCCTCGCGCCAGACACCGTCGCCGGCGATATCGATAAAGTAGTCGCCGTCTTGCGGATCATAAACACCGTCTTCATTGGCATCATAGACCAGAATGTCTGTGCTGCCTGCACGGTAAACTCCGTCGGGTTCATCGACGAAAGGCTCGGCGTAAAAACTCCACCACCGATCCATTACACCTTCTTCCCCCGGGGTCGGCAGGCCGTCCAGTTCGCCCTCATCCGGTCCCGTCCAGATACCGTCGCCATTCACGTCCACAAACGCCTCGCCCGGATCCCAGGTGTAGTTACCGTTGTCATCAGAGAACGATTCGGAAAAAATGCCGTCCATGCCGGTATCATAAACGCCTATGTCCCACTGGCCGTCATCGTCTATATCCTGGAACGGTTCTCCCTCTGTGTAGGCACCGTTGCCGTCCACATCGGCGTACGGTTCGTACGACCGCCAGTATTGATTAATCTTGGTGGCATCTTCCGTGTACCACATTTCACGATTCTTCATATACTTATCAAGGCCCGATCGTGTATCCGTTACAAAACTTGAAAACTTGATGTTATAGAACGTCTTCGGCGACAGTGTGTGACTCAGTGTCACATAGTAAAGATCGCTCTCATCCCAAGTGGGAGCCAGATTGTCCTGTACGAGACGAAAGCTCTGGCTGTATGATCTCCGCTTGATGCGGTTGAGAATGCTGGCGGTTGTAATCTTAATACCTGACAGAGGTCTGAACACCAGTTTGGCGTTAATCCTGATCTCGTTACGGAAGGTGCCATTCTTAGAGACAAAGCCCTTCACCAGTGGCTCCTCCTTGTCACCGTCCATATCCATATCGTGAATATCACTGACATATTCGTCGCCATCTTCCTCGTCATAAACACCGTCGTCGTCCACGTCGGTCAGCAGGATCGGTTTGGGGAATTTGCTTCTGGAGAGATAGGTGTTGGTGTTGTACGAATCGCCGGAGATGAAGAAGGTGGCAAAATCTTTCTTCAGAAATGGAATGGGTATCGGTCCGCCGACAGACGCCTCGATTCTATGGCTGTCCCAGTCAAAATCAGGTGGCGCATCAGAGAAGAGGCGACCGAACTGATCGGTTGCGAACCTTATGGAACCGCTCAGCTTGTCCGTCCCTTCCTTGGTGAGGATATTGACCACACCGGACATAGCGTTGCCGTATTCAGCGTCGAAAGCACCGGTGACGATGGAAAGTTCTGAAATACCGCTGCGCGTCACATCTGATGCGGTGCCTCCGAAGATGGGGTCCAGGAC from Candidatus Neomarinimicrobiota bacterium includes the following:
- a CDS encoding PKD domain-containing protein codes for the protein MNNGFGQLIAFILLLVLSIGGRIHLIDQKAQKEQRYRATQEALKAEEAELQAIEDAIIKNEIEHDGDPETASMTISLNGDGFDSDGDKLTYKWEQIGGSEVTIDNPESPSNSFESGPGEYTFQLTVTDPYGATSSNQQTYRISVEPNSGPEAIISE
- a CDS encoding PorV/PorQ family protein, whose protein sequence is MKLVRKIITLLICSTILTATNDNVATSVAHFLKIGVGGRAEAMGGAFTAQADDASSLYWNPAGLAVMASPQVMFSQTNWITDINHVFLGIAWPVSPKFGSLGLSIVSLSMEDLEETTEQQPEGTGRKFPAGDFQFGVAYARKISDRFGVGLHMKLIQEVISFSRARAMAIDVGTRYTTDFLGLKIGMAISNFGTEMTMGGTDLIYKKTDPYPDIGSNPNINSLLEPKSWPLPTSIRIGMSLQPVGPSGIMNPGIATVTVNADYFDPRDFNPYLNVGAEAVVFKVLALRAGLVNRFSGNFEYDEAEGISNILTSSSLMGDYEQLMTFGFGLEQKLPFSNTVVTVDYSYSNIPFFSGVQRFTLSLKF
- a CDS encoding TonB-dependent receptor; protein product: MKTTKAILLSLFIFTTAVPLTAGVTGKITGIVVNSATGEPLVGVNVLLKNTPLGAATDASGNYTILNVRGGKYTVIASMIGFKTVEMVDVTVLADHTTTADIKLEQTAIEGEEVIITAERPVIVKDETATTSTVLAEEIQNMPVNSYQDIMTTVAGVVENHNSNTGIHIRGSRTGEVAYLVDGFLVLDPIFGGTASDVTRSGISELSIVTGAFDAEYGNAMSGVVNILTKEGTDKLSGSIRFATDQFGRLFSDAPPDFDWDSHRIEASVGGPIPIPFLKKDFATFFISGDSYNTNTYLSRSKFPKPILLTDVDDDGVYDEEDGDEYVSDIHDMDMDGDKEEPLVKGFVSKNGTFRNEIRINAKLVFRPLSGIKITTASILNRIKRRSYSQSFRLVQDNLAPTWDESDLYYVTLSHTLSPKTFYNIKFSSFVTDTRSGLDKYMKNREMWYTEDATKINQYWRSYEPYADVDGNGAYTEGEPFQDIDDDGQWDIGVYDTGMDGIFSESFSDDNGNYTWDPGEAFVDVNGDGIWTGPDEGELDGLPTPGEEGVMDRWWSFYAEPFVDEPDGVYRAGSTDILVYDANEDGVYDPQDGDYFIDIAGDGVWREGEEFTDVDGDGEYNYGATPWFRTSAFEGTSNYEFFGSYPIYDLNGDSVRWTESEDISYTNSTSNTTTLQANFVSQITPVHQLQIGGEIKKHDLSDYQISGYGGGIWGLASDASYVNWHNKPEEKSLYIKDKIEYRDWIVNLSLRWDYVDPKSSFPDPLRSLVWVDENGNFTSGNAGPEIFYDQGNGAWDSGEYFEDVNSNGQYDNGEIFTDTGNGVWDWTDTPNGRWDVGESFSDANGNGQYDDGENFSDTPNGFFDNEDDHEYFVDGNGDGLWTGRVAKYGYLDDDGNFVEAPRAEKKWKISPRIGIGFPITDRVAFHFSYAQFFKWREYNLMYRLANMADPNIYQNSLWPFPYSLNDWYIARVGNPNMKPETTVLYELGLRWHLSENFFLKTTLYYKDVYDYVTFVNYYVDPTDYAVLENQDYANSRGIELNLQKLFNRNFSFSINYTYSQAVGNASNEHSHWNEEYLSSVYGTYPSMKTVTMSWDQPHTLNFILDYRHPKRYGLNLIGYYGSGLPYTPTDVRGLNLGESNSGRMPSNAYIDFMAYKDFQFKSMVARLFLDVRNALNTRNIYNVFSNSGKPDESLNPNASPVWEDRPHYFGPPRHLEIGIEILFKESGDLFSGFLKKDRL
- a CDS encoding T9SS type A sorting domain-containing protein, which codes for PSGPNPAGNEFHEITNTLLEKEATVAWRGSSDGNLYVKTIFVNTDGDVDSTTPKVLVHDRAGGSGGEAWNYDQPGSYRLAHDGVGGAILTWEQDRNIDTAADIYIQQIGNDGMLGANNFTLVPNLHGNFRFIWNSHGEMTHWDLNEGTPLGPNGEWPAESGAHYLSFGGLLVMGYDGEDLLLGGIGRDEESWIPNSWGISSHIEEGFEFVSRYMIDQTTGLRAKELIVTMDGEDMVLIGTSLSHDGPDPLTFVRAGYAFDWDVSYSGDGDLLYADDDLSGSLSFNLIDPIYASTIPVKVSYMYDADGSSPGYVGAATIFETETGAGMHLSFDMDEDLEDEEFVERLQSGTDSPDETDPADYAVIQMSGAVDLGPGDKMKFITVVMAADSPDGFQSMLQSALTYAVLADMGEFSAAVDEPVVLPEEYALHQNHPNPFNPVTTIRYDLPQAGDVKLTIYDMLGREMKVLVSQGMSPGSYTAVWDGTDRYGQPAAAGVYIYQLKAGDFSNTKKLVLLK